The following coding sequences are from one Sporomusaceae bacterium window:
- a CDS encoding carboxyl transferase domain-containing protein, producing the protein MATIQEKIQDLKARQEKVKQGGGAKRIEKQHASGKMTARERIEKLLDPGTFVELDQFVHHRCTNFGMEKEEAPGEGVVTGYGTVEGRLVYVFAQDFTVVGGSLGEMHAAKICKVQDLAVKMGAPLVGLNDSGGARIQEAVDALAGYGKIFYRNTLASGVIPQISVIMGPCAGGAVYSPALTDFIFMVKNTSQMFITGPQVIKSVTAEEVTAEALGGAMTHNTVSGVAHFAAENDENCMQQIRYLLGFLPSNNLEDAPVMETGDDPNRMDAGLNTLLPDNPNMPYNMKDVIKMIVDNGEFYEVHEHYAQNIITCFARFDGQTVGIIANQPSVMAGCLDVNASDKSARFIRFCDAFNIALVNLVDVPGFLPGTGQEYGGIIRHGAKMLYAYSEATVPKVTVITRKAYGGSYLAMCSQDLGADQVLAWPSAEIAVMGPAGAANIIFKGDPDAKAKTDQYVEDFATPYKAAERGFVDIVIEPAETRPRVITALNMLASKREARPAKKHGNIPL; encoded by the coding sequence ATGGCTACAATTCAAGAAAAGATTCAGGATCTCAAGGCCCGCCAGGAAAAAGTCAAACAGGGCGGCGGCGCCAAGAGGATCGAAAAACAGCATGCCAGCGGCAAGATGACCGCCCGCGAGCGCATCGAGAAGCTTCTTGACCCCGGTACCTTCGTGGAACTTGACCAGTTCGTCCATCACCGCTGCACCAACTTCGGCATGGAGAAGGAAGAGGCTCCGGGCGAAGGCGTCGTGACCGGCTATGGCACGGTGGAAGGCCGCCTTGTGTATGTGTTCGCCCAGGACTTCACCGTCGTCGGCGGCTCGCTCGGCGAAATGCACGCCGCCAAGATCTGCAAGGTGCAGGATCTGGCCGTCAAGATGGGCGCGCCCCTCGTTGGCCTTAACGATTCCGGCGGCGCCCGCATCCAGGAAGCGGTCGACGCGCTGGCCGGCTACGGCAAGATATTCTACCGTAACACCCTCGCCTCAGGCGTCATCCCCCAGATCTCGGTCATCATGGGGCCGTGCGCCGGCGGCGCCGTGTATTCCCCGGCTCTGACCGACTTCATCTTCATGGTGAAAAACACCAGCCAGATGTTCATCACCGGCCCGCAGGTCATCAAATCGGTCACCGCGGAAGAAGTCACCGCCGAAGCTCTCGGCGGCGCCATGACCCACAACACCGTATCCGGCGTGGCCCACTTCGCGGCCGAGAACGACGAGAATTGCATGCAGCAGATCCGCTACCTGCTCGGCTTCCTGCCGTCCAACAACCTCGAGGACGCCCCTGTCATGGAAACGGGCGACGACCCCAACCGCATGGACGCCGGTCTCAACACCCTGCTGCCCGATAACCCCAACATGCCTTACAACATGAAGGATGTTATCAAAATGATCGTCGACAACGGCGAGTTCTACGAAGTGCATGAGCACTACGCCCAGAACATCATCACCTGCTTTGCCCGTTTCGACGGCCAGACGGTAGGCATCATCGCCAACCAGCCGTCGGTTATGGCCGGCTGCCTGGACGTCAACGCGTCCGACAAATCCGCCCGCTTCATCCGCTTCTGCGACGCGTTCAACATCGCGCTCGTCAACCTCGTCGACGTGCCCGGCTTCCTGCCCGGCACCGGCCAGGAATACGGCGGCATCATCCGCCACGGCGCCAAGATGCTGTATGCATACTCCGAAGCCACCGTGCCCAAGGTAACCGTTATCACCCGCAAGGCGTACGGCGGATCCTATCTGGCGATGTGCTCCCAGGACCTCGGCGCCGATCAGGTGCTCGCCTGGCCGAGCGCGGAAATCGCCGTCATGGGCCCGGCCGGGGCGGCCAACATCATCTTCAAGGGCGACCCCGACGCCAAAGCCAAGACCGACCAGTATGTCGAAGATTTCGCCACCCCGTATAAAGCGGCGGAACGCGGCTTCGTCGACATCGTCATCGAGCCGGCGGAAACCCGTCCGCGCGTCATCACCGCCCTCAACATGCTCGCCTCTAAGCGCGAAGCCCGTCCCGCCAAGAAACACGGCAACATTCCGCTGTAG
- the mce gene encoding methylmalonyl-CoA epimerase → MFKVLKVDHIGIAVNNLEQAKKFYTETLGMTALGEEVVEQQKVKVCFIPCGDSEVELLESTSPDGPIAKFIEKNGEGIQHVALRVDNIENALADLKAKGVRLIDEQPRYGAGGASIAFIHPKATGGILLEISERK, encoded by the coding sequence ATGTTCAAGGTACTCAAAGTCGACCATATCGGGATCGCGGTGAACAATCTCGAACAGGCCAAGAAGTTCTATACCGAAACCCTTGGCATGACCGCGCTCGGCGAAGAAGTAGTCGAGCAGCAGAAGGTTAAAGTTTGCTTTATCCCCTGCGGCGACAGCGAGGTGGAACTCTTGGAGTCCACTTCTCCGGACGGCCCGATCGCCAAGTTCATCGAGAAGAACGGCGAAGGCATCCAGCACGTTGCTCTCAGGGTTGACAACATCGAAAACGCCCTGGCTGATCTCAAGGCCAAAGGCGTGCGCCTCATCGACGAGCAGCCGCGTTACGGCGCCGGCGGCGCCAGCATCGCCTTCATTCACCCGAAGGCTACCGGCGGTATTCTGCTCGAAATTTCCGAACGGAAGTAG
- a CDS encoding redox-sensing transcriptional repressor Rex, with translation MKEHIVISKATIDRLPLYFRTLRLIQQEGTEIISSEELGRRIGVTPEQIRKDLASFGEFGKKGVGYFVRELIRNIGEILGLHRNWNIAIVGVGHLGWALANYRNFASLGFNLAAVFDVDPAKIGQLIGGVEIFSLDRLEEVARERNIHIGVITVPAESAQAVADKLVAAGVRGIWNFAPIKLNVAENVRLVSEDLSVGLSSISYYLSRQ, from the coding sequence TTGAAGGAGCATATCGTGATTTCTAAGGCGACAATCGACCGTTTGCCACTATATTTCCGGACCCTGCGCCTTATTCAGCAGGAGGGAACGGAGATCATCTCCTCGGAGGAACTCGGTCGCCGCATCGGCGTGACGCCCGAGCAGATACGCAAGGATCTGGCATCGTTCGGCGAGTTCGGGAAAAAGGGCGTGGGTTACTTCGTCCGCGAACTTATCAGAAATATCGGCGAGATTCTGGGTCTCCACCGCAACTGGAATATCGCCATCGTCGGCGTCGGCCATCTGGGGTGGGCTCTGGCCAATTATCGCAATTTCGCCTCGCTGGGGTTCAATCTGGCGGCGGTGTTCGACGTGGATCCGGCGAAAATCGGCCAACTGATCGGCGGGGTGGAGATTTTCAGCCTCGACCGGCTGGAAGAGGTGGCCCGCGAGCGCAATATTCACATCGGCGTCATCACGGTGCCGGCAGAGAGCGCCCAGGCGGTGGCCGACAAGCTTGTGGCCGCCGGGGTGCGGGGGATATGGAATTTCGCGCCCATCAAACTCAACGTGGCCGAGAACGTCCGCCTGGTCAGCGAGGATCTGTCGGTGGGCCTGTCTAGCATATCGTATTACCTGTCGCGTCAGTGA
- a CDS encoding methylmalonyl-CoA mutase family protein, with translation MANESLKAKMADYTAKVEKAAAKNPERQNLAHNRLYTPLDIEGFDYERDLGFPGEYPFTRGVQPTMYRGRFWTMRMYAGFSTAEESNKRYRYLLESGGTGLSCAFDLPTQIGYDSDDAIAEGEIGKVGVAIDTLKDMEILFDQIDLGKVSTSMTINAPAAVLLAMYIAVAEKQGVPADKLNGTIQNDILKEYAARGTYIFPPKPSMRLITNIFEYCSKHVPQWNTISISGYHIREAGSTASQEIAFTIADGIAYVDAAIKAGLNVDDFAGRLSFFWNAHNNVLEEVAKFRASRRVWAKVMKERFGAQSPKSWMLRVHTQTAGSMLTAQQPDNNIVRVALQTAAAVMGGTQSLHTNSKDEALALPTEDSVRIALRTQQIVAYESGLADVVDPLGGSYYVEALTDKIEKECWDYIKKIDDLGGAVEAIEKGYIQKEIQESAYRWQMDVESKQRIIVGVNQFQIKEKTPEGLLRVDAAVGEFQKNKLAKVKAERDNAAVKAKLAALEEACKDESKNLMPVIVDAVKVYASLGEICGVMRKVFGEYEAHVSL, from the coding sequence ATGGCAAATGAATCACTGAAAGCCAAAATGGCCGATTATACCGCCAAGGTAGAAAAAGCGGCGGCCAAAAACCCTGAACGCCAGAATCTCGCCCATAACCGTCTTTATACCCCGCTTGACATCGAGGGGTTCGATTATGAGCGCGACCTTGGCTTCCCGGGCGAATATCCCTTCACCCGCGGCGTGCAGCCGACCATGTACCGCGGCCGGTTCTGGACCATGCGTATGTACGCCGGCTTCTCGACCGCCGAAGAATCGAACAAACGCTACCGCTACCTGCTCGAGTCGGGCGGCACCGGCCTGTCCTGCGCCTTCGACCTGCCGACCCAGATCGGTTACGACTCCGACGACGCCATCGCCGAGGGTGAAATCGGCAAAGTGGGCGTGGCCATCGACACTCTCAAGGACATGGAGATCCTGTTCGACCAGATCGACCTCGGCAAGGTATCGACCTCGATGACGATCAACGCGCCGGCCGCCGTCCTGCTGGCCATGTACATCGCCGTCGCCGAGAAACAGGGCGTGCCCGCCGACAAGCTCAACGGCACCATCCAGAACGACATTCTCAAAGAGTACGCCGCCCGCGGCACCTATATTTTCCCGCCCAAGCCCTCGATGCGGCTGATTACCAATATCTTCGAATACTGCTCCAAGCATGTTCCCCAGTGGAACACGATCTCGATTTCCGGCTACCACATCCGTGAGGCCGGGTCCACTGCTTCGCAGGAGATCGCCTTCACGATCGCCGACGGCATAGCTTACGTCGACGCCGCCATCAAGGCCGGCCTCAATGTCGACGATTTCGCCGGCCGCCTGTCCTTCTTCTGGAACGCTCACAACAACGTCCTTGAGGAAGTCGCCAAGTTCCGCGCTTCCCGCCGCGTGTGGGCCAAGGTTATGAAGGAGCGCTTCGGCGCCCAGAGCCCCAAGAGCTGGATGCTGCGCGTGCACACCCAGACCGCCGGCTCGATGCTTACCGCCCAGCAGCCTGACAACAACATCGTGCGCGTTGCTCTGCAGACCGCGGCGGCCGTCATGGGCGGCACCCAGTCGCTGCACACCAACTCCAAGGATGAGGCGCTGGCCCTGCCGACCGAAGATTCGGTCCGCATCGCCCTCCGCACCCAGCAGATCGTGGCTTACGAAAGCGGCCTGGCCGACGTGGTCGACCCGCTGGGCGGCTCCTACTACGTGGAAGCCCTCACCGACAAGATCGAGAAAGAGTGCTGGGACTACATCAAGAAAATCGACGACCTCGGCGGCGCTGTCGAGGCAATCGAGAAGGGCTACATCCAGAAGGAGATCCAGGAGAGCGCCTACCGCTGGCAGATGGACGTCGAGTCCAAGCAGCGCATCATCGTCGGCGTCAACCAGTTCCAGATCAAGGAGAAAACTCCCGAGGGACTGCTGCGCGTAGATGCCGCCGTCGGCGAGTTCCAGAAGAACAAATTGGCCAAGGTCAAGGCCGAGCGCGACAACGCCGCCGTCAAGGCCAAGCTGGCCGCCCTCGAGGAAGCCTGCAAGGACGAGAGCAAAAACCTCATGCCGGTTATCGTCGATGCGGTCAAGGTTTACGCCAGCCTCGGCGAAATCTGCGGCGTGATGCGCAAAGTGTTCGGCGAATACGAAGCGCATGTCAGCCTGTAA
- the meaB gene encoding methylmalonyl Co-A mutase-associated GTPase MeaB: MDIVAELLAGSRLALSRAITAVENEYEDATAIMQKLYPHTGRAYVIGITGPPGAGKSTLTDKLAKACRRQGKTVGIVAVDPTSPFSGGAILGDRIRMNELTLDEGVFIRSMGTRGSLGGLSRKTADAVKIMDAAGKDVIFIETVGVGQSEVDIVKAADTTVVVLVPGQGDDIQAIKAGILEIGDVFAINKADRDGAERLKAELEMMLDLDQVKAEWRPPIKQTIASQGVGIDELIATLEEHIRYVTGSGELAKRRKQRTRNEFIALLEENIHRRILGKITASGQLDQFVAEIETRNSDPYSVVSRLISEFLR; encoded by the coding sequence GTGGATATTGTGGCAGAACTTTTGGCCGGCTCGCGGCTGGCCCTTTCGCGGGCCATCACCGCGGTCGAAAACGAATATGAAGACGCGACAGCGATAATGCAGAAGCTGTACCCGCACACCGGCAGAGCCTACGTGATCGGTATCACCGGTCCTCCCGGCGCGGGCAAGAGCACCCTGACTGATAAACTGGCCAAAGCGTGCCGCCGGCAGGGCAAGACGGTCGGAATTGTCGCCGTTGACCCCACCAGCCCCTTCTCGGGGGGGGCCATCCTCGGCGACCGCATCAGGATGAACGAGCTCACCCTCGACGAGGGCGTGTTCATCCGCAGCATGGGGACGCGGGGCAGCCTTGGCGGTCTGTCGCGCAAGACGGCCGATGCGGTCAAGATCATGGACGCCGCCGGCAAGGACGTCATCTTTATCGAGACGGTCGGTGTGGGCCAGTCGGAGGTCGACATCGTCAAGGCCGCCGACACGACCGTTGTCGTGCTTGTCCCCGGCCAGGGGGACGACATTCAGGCAATCAAAGCTGGCATCCTGGAGATCGGCGACGTTTTCGCCATCAACAAGGCTGACCGCGATGGGGCCGAACGCCTCAAGGCCGAGCTCGAAATGATGCTCGACCTCGATCAGGTGAAAGCCGAGTGGCGGCCGCCCATCAAACAGACGATCGCCAGCCAGGGGGTTGGCATAGACGAACTTATCGCTACCCTTGAAGAACATATCCGGTATGTGACCGGGTCCGGCGAATTGGCCAAGCGGCGCAAGCAGCGGACCAGAAACGAGTTTATCGCCCTGCTGGAAGAGAACATCCATCGCCGCATCCTCGGAAAAATCACGGCGTCCGGCCAGCTCGACCAATTTGTCGCTGAAATCGAAACTAGGAATAGTGACCCGTATAGTGTCGTTTCCCGGCTAATAAGCGAATTTTTGCGGTGA
- a CDS encoding OadG family protein — protein MGQPVTTNPLLIMFINMAVVFAVLYGLSLIIRLIQKIDPTQKKSVVKSEPAPAVAPVAAVAAAPAEPDQNQLIAVLAAAVAATGFGAARILAVRPVGGKGWAQAARLETVQNRSKMY, from the coding sequence ATGGGACAACCGGTAACAACCAATCCGTTGCTGATCATGTTCATCAACATGGCGGTCGTGTTCGCCGTATTGTATGGACTGAGCCTGATCATCCGTCTGATACAGAAAATCGACCCGACGCAAAAAAAAAGTGTAGTTAAATCCGAGCCGGCTCCCGCCGTAGCTCCGGTTGCGGCAGTTGCCGCCGCCCCTGCGGAGCCTGACCAGAACCAGCTTATCGCCGTGCTTGCCGCCGCTGTCGCCGCGACCGGCTTCGGCGCGGCGCGCATACTGGCCGTCCGTCCGGTGGGCGGCAAGGGCTGGGCCCAGGCTGCCAGACTCGAAACGGTGCAAAACCGCAGCAAGATGTATTAA
- a CDS encoding methyl-accepting chemotaxis protein: MANGQEILQHYVHAMATLNDRQMTDVGVCICDLDKVLFYRPARTLDLKVAPGDAIKPGSALYRAIHEQRRVVVVQSDASLYGVPYVGVGSPILDEKNAVIGAITISESTGRYDVLKQASTQVGQNIEAIASTAEEISAQTEEMAAASRTLTQTLTNSQNRVKDTDQVLGLIKAVAGQTNLLGLNAAIEAARVGDQGRGFGVVAEEIRKLATSTAESVKSIEEMIRAIQEDSVNSRQQMGQIDAMISQIASAVIQVAEAAQHLSGMAGNLGDLADGLIETK, translated from the coding sequence ATGGCTAACGGGCAGGAAATCCTGCAGCATTACGTTCACGCTATGGCCACACTCAACGATAGACAAATGACCGATGTCGGCGTATGCATCTGCGACCTGGACAAAGTATTGTTCTATCGGCCGGCTCGCACCCTCGACCTGAAAGTGGCCCCCGGCGATGCGATCAAACCCGGCAGCGCTCTCTACCGCGCCATCCATGAACAGCGCCGCGTAGTGGTCGTCCAGAGCGACGCCTCCCTTTACGGCGTGCCCTATGTCGGGGTCGGCAGCCCCATCCTCGACGAAAAGAACGCCGTGATCGGCGCCATCACCATCTCCGAATCCACTGGCCGCTACGACGTGCTGAAACAGGCTTCGACCCAGGTGGGGCAAAACATCGAAGCCATCGCCAGCACGGCCGAGGAAATCTCCGCCCAGACCGAGGAAATGGCCGCCGCCAGCCGGACGCTGACGCAAACGCTCACCAACTCCCAGAACCGGGTGAAGGACACCGACCAGGTGCTCGGCCTCATCAAGGCTGTTGCCGGCCAGACAAATCTGCTGGGGCTGAACGCCGCCATCGAAGCCGCCCGGGTCGGCGACCAGGGCCGCGGCTTTGGGGTGGTGGCCGAAGAAATCCGCAAGCTGGCCACCTCGACGGCCGAGTCGGTGAAAAGTATCGAAGAGATGATCAGGGCCATCCAGGAAGACAGCGTCAACTCCCGCCAACAGATGGGGCAGATCGACGCTATGATCTCCCAGATAGCCAGCGCCGTCATCCAGGTCGCCGAAGCCGCCCAGCACCTCAGCGGCATGGCCGGCAACCTGGGCGACCTGGCCGACGGCCTTATAGAAACGAAGTAG
- a CDS encoding cobalamin B12-binding domain-containing protein, with translation MEKRIRVLVAKPGLDGHDRGAKVVARALRDAGFEVIYTGLRQTPEQITEAALQEDVNVIAMSLLSGAHNTLFPKVVKMIRDKGMNDVLIIGGGVIPDADIPGLKEAGVSAVFTPGTPTGSIIEFIKTNVK, from the coding sequence ATGGAAAAACGTATTCGCGTATTGGTAGCAAAGCCCGGTCTCGACGGTCATGACCGTGGCGCCAAAGTCGTAGCCCGCGCTCTTCGCGACGCAGGCTTCGAGGTAATTTACACCGGTCTCCGCCAGACTCCCGAGCAAATCACCGAAGCCGCTCTGCAGGAAGACGTAAACGTCATAGCCATGAGCCTTCTGTCGGGCGCTCACAATACCCTGTTCCCGAAGGTCGTCAAGATGATTCGCGACAAGGGGATGAATGATGTTCTTATCATCGGCGGCGGCGTAATCCCCGACGCCGATATCCCCGGCCTGAAAGAAGCCGGCGTGTCCGCGGTCTTTACTCCCGGTACCCCGACCGGCAGCATCATCGAGTTTATCAAGACCAACGTGAAATAG
- a CDS encoding NADH-dependent [FeFe] hydrogenase, group A6 — protein sequence MDMVNITIDGQKVQVPKTATVLEAALSVGIKVPTLCYHPELRPEGACRVCMVEVEGARSLVASCVYPVNEGMVVRTNTAAVREARQMVVELLLANHPPDCFSCQRNLNCELQSIAADLGIREIRFQGERKDLPLDANNPSLVRDQNKCILCGRCIRACSERQGVHVYSFVNRGFNTTVAPAFMTGLDEAPCTYCGQCATVCPTAAIVEKDDTDLVWAALSDPKKHVVVQTAPAVRVALGEALGMGPGSVVTGKMVAALRRLGFDRVFDTDFTADLTILEEGNEFIQRLTTGGKLPMITSCSPGWINFIELMYPDLLDHLSTAKSPQQMFGALAKTYYPEKQGIDPKDIVSVSIMPCTAKKAEAVRPEMKSSGYQDVDYVLTTRELGRMIREAGLSFDKLPEEEFDAPLGISTGAAVIFGATGGVMEAALRTVAEVVTGKELGCVDFKAVRGLTGIKEAVVPVGDLNVKVAVAHTLQNARTILDKIRAGEADYHFIEVMACPGGCIGGGGQPVPVCQETRQARVDAIYNCDSCMSLRKSHENPAVKELYDSWLGKPLGEKSHKLLHTHYHAQHREG from the coding sequence TATAACTATTGACGGCCAGAAGGTGCAGGTGCCGAAAACGGCCACTGTCCTCGAAGCCGCTTTGTCGGTTGGCATCAAGGTGCCGACGCTGTGTTACCACCCCGAGCTCAGGCCGGAAGGGGCCTGCCGCGTGTGCATGGTGGAGGTTGAGGGCGCCCGCAGCCTGGTTGCCTCCTGCGTTTACCCGGTGAACGAGGGTATGGTCGTCCGCACCAACACCGCCGCGGTCCGGGAAGCCCGCCAGATGGTTGTTGAACTGCTGCTGGCCAACCACCCGCCCGATTGCTTCTCCTGCCAGCGCAACCTCAACTGCGAGTTGCAGTCGATCGCCGCCGACCTCGGCATCCGCGAGATCCGCTTCCAGGGCGAGCGCAAAGATCTGCCCCTCGACGCCAACAACCCCTCGCTCGTACGCGACCAGAACAAGTGCATCCTCTGCGGCCGCTGCATCCGCGCGTGCAGCGAGCGGCAGGGCGTCCACGTATATAGCTTTGTCAACCGCGGCTTTAACACCACCGTCGCGCCCGCCTTCATGACGGGCCTCGACGAGGCGCCCTGCACCTACTGCGGCCAGTGCGCCACCGTCTGCCCGACGGCGGCGATCGTCGAGAAGGACGATACCGATCTGGTCTGGGCCGCGCTCAGCGATCCCAAGAAGCATGTTGTCGTGCAAACCGCCCCGGCGGTGCGCGTCGCCCTCGGCGAGGCCCTCGGCATGGGCCCCGGCAGCGTCGTGACCGGCAAGATGGTCGCGGCCCTGCGCCGCCTAGGCTTCGACAGGGTGTTCGATACCGATTTCACCGCCGACCTCACCATCCTGGAGGAGGGCAACGAGTTCATCCAGCGCCTGACCACGGGCGGCAAGCTGCCGATGATCACCTCCTGCTCCCCCGGCTGGATCAATTTCATCGAGCTGATGTACCCAGACCTCTTGGACCATCTCTCCACCGCCAAATCGCCGCAGCAGATGTTCGGCGCGCTGGCCAAGACGTACTACCCCGAAAAACAGGGGATCGATCCCAAGGATATCGTCAGCGTCTCGATCATGCCCTGCACAGCCAAGAAGGCGGAAGCGGTCCGGCCCGAGATGAAGTCCAGCGGCTACCAGGATGTCGACTACGTTCTGACCACCCGCGAACTCGGCCGCATGATCCGCGAGGCCGGCCTCAGCTTCGACAAGCTGCCGGAAGAGGAATTCGACGCTCCGCTCGGCATCTCGACCGGCGCGGCCGTTATCTTCGGCGCCACCGGCGGCGTTATGGAGGCGGCGCTCCGCACGGTGGCCGAAGTGGTTACCGGCAAGGAGCTTGGCTGCGTCGACTTCAAGGCAGTCCGCGGCTTGACCGGCATCAAGGAAGCGGTCGTGCCGGTGGGCGACCTGAACGTGAAGGTGGCAGTTGCCCATACGCTGCAGAACGCCCGCACCATCCTCGACAAGATCCGCGCCGGCGAAGCCGACTACCACTTTATCGAAGTGATGGCTTGCCCCGGCGGCTGCATCGGCGGCGGCGGACAGCCCGTGCCGGTGTGCCAGGAGACCCGCCAGGCGCGCGTCGATGCCATTTACAACTGCGACTCCTGCATGTCGCTGCGGAAATCGCACGAGAATCCGGCGGTGAAGGAGCTGTACGACAGCTGGCTCGGCAAACCGCTGGGCGAGAAGTCGCACAAGCTGCTCCACACCCACTACCACGCGCAGCATCGCGAGGGATAA
- a CDS encoding acetyl-CoA hydrolase/transferase family protein, which yields MIDIRDRVRCKELHAKIVSAEEAAAIIKPGMNIGTSGFTPAGYPKAVPLALAERMKKDPFKINLWTGASVGGELDGALANANGIAKRLPYQTNDALRKQINNGQVQYIDMHLSHVAQMSRYGFLGGKVDVAIIEACAITEEGHIVPTTSLGNSASFVQSADIVIVEVNTSQPLELEGMHDVYVPKDPPNRGPIPIVKVDDRIGTPYIEAGPGKITYIVACDLPDVTRPLAAIDDDAKAMSAHVTEFFNNEIKHGRLPKNLLPLQSGVGSVANAVMAGMVESPYRNLTVYTEVIQDGMFDLMDAGKLDFASGTALTPSPDGLKRLYANLKEYRKKILLRPQEIANGPETARRLGIIAMNTAIEVDIFGHVNSTHIMGTKMMNGIGGSGDFARNGYLTIFFTNSVAKNGDISSIVPMCSHFDHTEHDIDVIISERGVADVRGLSPKERARVIIDKCAHPDYQPLLLDYLERAEKTTGMAHTPHLLDEALSWHTRFMSTGTMKVK from the coding sequence ATGATCGACATTAGGGACAGGGTGCGCTGCAAGGAATTGCACGCCAAGATCGTCTCCGCCGAGGAAGCGGCCGCCATCATCAAGCCGGGTATGAATATAGGCACCAGCGGTTTCACGCCGGCCGGATATCCCAAGGCGGTGCCGCTGGCGCTGGCCGAGCGGATGAAGAAGGACCCTTTCAAGATCAATCTGTGGACAGGCGCCTCAGTGGGCGGCGAACTCGACGGCGCCCTGGCGAATGCGAACGGCATCGCCAAGCGCCTGCCGTACCAGACCAACGACGCCCTGCGCAAGCAGATCAACAACGGTCAGGTGCAGTATATCGATATGCATCTTTCCCATGTGGCCCAGATGTCCCGTTACGGTTTCCTTGGCGGCAAGGTTGACGTCGCCATTATCGAAGCTTGCGCCATCACCGAAGAAGGCCATATCGTGCCGACGACCTCGCTGGGCAACTCGGCGTCGTTCGTGCAGAGCGCCGATATCGTCATCGTCGAGGTCAATACCTCCCAGCCGCTTGAGCTGGAAGGCATGCATGACGTATATGTCCCCAAGGATCCCCCCAACCGCGGCCCCATCCCGATCGTCAAAGTGGACGACCGCATCGGCACGCCATATATTGAGGCCGGGCCGGGCAAGATAACCTATATAGTGGCCTGCGATCTGCCTGACGTCACCCGCCCGCTGGCGGCGATCGACGACGACGCCAAGGCGATGAGCGCCCATGTGACCGAGTTTTTCAACAACGAGATCAAGCACGGCCGCCTGCCGAAGAACCTGCTGCCCCTGCAGTCGGGCGTGGGCTCGGTAGCCAACGCCGTAATGGCCGGCATGGTCGAATCCCCATACAGGAACCTGACCGTTTATACCGAAGTTATCCAGGACGGCATGTTTGATCTGATGGACGCCGGCAAGCTGGACTTCGCCTCCGGCACCGCACTGACCCCGTCGCCGGACGGCCTCAAGCGCCTGTACGCCAATCTCAAGGAATACCGCAAGAAGATCCTCCTCCGGCCGCAGGAAATCGCCAATGGTCCGGAAACGGCCCGCCGTCTGGGGATCATTGCGATGAACACCGCCATCGAGGTCGACATTTTCGGTCATGTTAATTCCACCCACATCATGGGCACCAAGATGATGAACGGTATCGGCGGCAGCGGCGACTTCGCCCGCAACGGCTACCTGACAATCTTCTTCACAAACTCGGTGGCCAAGAACGGCGATATTTCCTCGATCGTGCCGATGTGCTCGCACTTCGACCATACCGAACACGATATCGACGTCATCATCAGCGAGCGGGGCGTGGCCGACGTGCGCGGCCTGAGCCCGAAAGAGCGGGCCCGGGTCATCATCGACAAGTGCGCCCACCCCGATTACCAACCGCTACTACTCGACTACCTGGAAAGAGCCGAGAAAACGACCGGGATGGCCCACACCCCGCACCTTCTCGACGAAGCCCTTTCCTGGCATACCCGGTTCATGAGCACCGGGACTATGAAAGTGAAATAG